A genomic region of Papaver somniferum cultivar HN1 chromosome 7, ASM357369v1, whole genome shotgun sequence contains the following coding sequences:
- the LOC113294895 gene encoding uncharacterized protein LOC113294895: protein MIKIRTLMSKERELALTKLLIEYADVFAWKLGDMPGIYPKIIQHELRIKPGTTPFRQKVCKIAPEYHQPIENELSKLLKAGFIKETPECEIAFQQIKEYLATIPILQKPDPDEVLALYIAATDDAVSAVLVKTNTKIEQPIYYVNKTLNPEERNYTKIEQLILALVWATQKLRTYFLTHYVRVPCKAPLEVILKSTGKVGRIEKWNTHLDQFNIIHEIQHSQKSQVLADFLADLPLDNDEEVQGMPETEDGKDPVDILEPTNQRQWEVFVDGSRNREGAGIGIVIATPTGERIVHALRLEFKGHTNNIVEYEDVVHALRLIIEMGLTKLRYISSMLKDESVKAIKISSVYEPSIIPQQSLATHRKDNVGEDIAEDDVREDIYDDFMEDDIVTKAYEDEDFTKEKDWRSEIHLNLQEGTLPADLKLSRKIQAKAGRYDLRDGILYKKSFLGPLLRCVSRQEGHLILKEIHYGDAGNHSGMRSLSDKAKMQGYYWTHMIRDAARMARRCEECQQFSRRIHAPATKLNSVDSP from the exons ATGATCAAGATAAGAACTTTAATGAGCAAGGAAAGAGAGCTAGCCCTAACAAAACTACTTATAGAGTACGCGGATGTCTTCGCGTGGaaattaggagacatgccgggaatATATCCGAAGATAATTCAACATGAGCTCCGTATAAAACCAGGGACAACTCCTTTCAGACAGAAGGTATGCAAgatagctccagagtatcatcaGCCCATTGAGAATGAACTCAGCAAGTTGCTAAaagcaggattcatcaaggag ACCCCTGAATGTGAGATAGCTTTCCAACAAATTAAGGAGTACTTGGCAACAATCCCCATTCtccagaagccggatcctgacgAAGTATTGGCTCTTTATATAGCTGCAACCGATGATGCGGTCAGCGCAGTGCTGgttaaaaccaatacgaagattgAGCAGCCAATTTACTATGTCAACAAGACACTTAACCCGGAGGaacggaattacacgaagatcgagcagctcatttTGGCACTAGTATGGGCAACTCAGAAGTTGAGAACCTATTTCTTGACTCATTATGTTCGTGTCCCCTGCAAAGCACCTTTAGAGGTTATTCTCAAAAGCACTGGGAAAGTTGGGAGGATAGAAAAATGGAACACACATCTCGACCAATTCAACATAATCCATGAGATTCAACATTCCCAGAAATCTCAAGTTTTGGCAGATTTCCTAGCGGACTTACCTCTGGACAATGACGAGGAAGTCCAAGGCATGCCAGAAACCGAAGATGGAAAAGACCCTGTCGATATTTTGGAACCTACAAACCaaaggcaatgggaagtcttcgtagacgGGTCCAGAAATCGGGAAGGTGCTGGCATAGGCATCGTAATCGCCACCCCCACCGGAGAAAGGATCGTCCATGCGCTGAGACTAgagttcaaggggcataccaacaacatcgtcgaatacgaggatGTGGTACACGCTCTTcgtttaataatagaaatgggcttaaccaAG CTCAGATACATTTCATCTATGTTAAAAGATGAGAGCGTGAAAGCTATCAAAATATCCAGCGTGTACGAACCTTCCATCATCCCTCAGCAATCCCTCGCTACACACCGCAAGGACAACGTTGGGGAGGACATTGCTGAGGATGATGTAAGGGAGGATATTTACGATGATTTCATGGAAGATGATATCGTAACGAAAGCATATGAGGATGAGGATTTTACCAAGGAaaaagattggagatctgagattcatcttaaCCTTCAAGAAGGTACTCTACCTGCAGACCTGAAACTATCCAGGAAGATACAAGCCAAGGCAGGGAGATATGACCTCCGCGACGGGATCTTATATAAAAAATCTTTCCTCGGGCCATTACTACGATGCGTGTCAAGACAAGAGGGGCACCTCATTCTAAAAGAAATACATTATGGCgatgcagggaatcatagcggaatGAGATCGTTATCGGACAAGGCAAAAATGCAGGGGTATTACTGGACGCATATGATAAGAGATGCAGCTAGGATGGCCagaagatgtgaagaatgtcaacaGTTTTCCAGAAGGATCCATGCTCCCGCAACAaagttaaattctgtagatagcccctGA